The Bacilli bacterium DNA window TAATCGGGATGTTCCGTCATTTCCCGCAAATATTGCACATAAGTGATTTTATTCTGCTCATCGACGACAAATATCGCCCGCATCAAAAGCGCCAGTTCCTTGATGAGAACGCCGTACGATTCGCCGAATTTTCTTGTTTTATAGTCGGACAGCGTTACGACCTTATCAATGCCTGCCGCGCCGCACCAGCGGGATTGCGCGAACGGCAAGTCAACGCTGACGGTGAGAATGGCCACTTTATCGCCGAGGTTCGCGGCTTCCTGGTTGAATCTGCGCGTTTGCGCGTCGCATACTTCGGTATCGAGAGAAGGCACTACGCTGATCAGCTTTACTTTTCCGGCGTAATCCGCAAGCGATACCTCCGTCAGCAAGTCTTTATTTAATTTAAAGTCGGGAGCGGCGTCTCCAACTTTCAGTTCCGGACCCACTAATGTGATCGGGTTTCCTTTCAGCGT harbors:
- the tpx gene encoding thiol peroxidase, which produces MANERQGVATLKGNPITLVGPELKVGDAAPDFKLNKDLLTEVSLADYAGKVKLISVVPSLDTEVCDAQTRRFNQEAANLGDKVAILTVSVDLPFAQSRWCGAAGIDKVVTLSDYKTRKFGESYGVLIKELALLMRAIFVVDEQNKITYVQYLREMTEHPDYDKAIAAVKAIV